The DNA window CCATAGCCTATTCCCTCTGATGTTGTGTAAACCTTAATTCCACCTTGTTCCGTGTGGATAGCGGCCAGCCTCTGGAAGATGGAGAAGATTTGCACCTTCATCGGCCATTACCGCCAATCAATGCTCATCCAGCCCCCAGGCAATTTGTTGGATAAAATGGTCCTGTTCGATTTTGGCGCGCTGCGCCTCCGCCAGCGTGCAGGGCATAAAATGCATCGGTTCCCCCAGGCGAATCTGCGCCAGGTGGTAGAGATCGGCCTCGATCACGCAGGCGATGCGCGGGTAGCCGCCGGTCGTTTGCGCATCCGCCATCAGCACGATGGGTTGCCCGTTATGCGGCACCTGAACCACGCCAGGCACCAGGCCATGTGACAAAATCTCATGTTCAGTGGTGCGGGCCAAAGCATGGCCGCCGTGCAAACGGTACCCCATGCGGTTGCTCTGCGGGCTAATCTGCCAGGGGGTGCGCCAAAAGGCATCCTGCGCTTCTTCGCTGTATTCGCCATACTCCGGCCCGGGTAACGCACGAATACGGTTATTAAACAGCAACTGTTTCACCCCGATGCTATCGCGCACCAGCGTTTGGCTTTTGCCAAGCGGCAGCCGATCGCCATCCCGCAACGGCCGCCCTTCCAGGCCCCCGAAAGCGGCCTTAACATCGGTACTGCGCGATCCCAGCACCGCCGGCACGGCAATCCCGCCCGCCACGGCCAGGTAGCTACGCATACCGCGCCTAGGCATATTCAACACCAGCCGTTGGCCTTTTTTTACCCGGTAACGCCAGCCGGTCCATAGCGGTTTGCCATCCAGCGTGGCGTCACAGCCCGCGCCGGTGAGGGCGAACCAGCCGGCGCGGCTGAATTCGGCACTAAACTGCCCAAGGGTGATCTCCAGGCCGGCGGCGTCTTGCGGATTCCCCACCAATAGATTGGCGATCTTCAGCGCGGGAATATCCAGCGCGCCGCCCTGGCTAACCCCCAGGCGCCGGAAGCCGTGGCGGCCAAGATCCTGCACCGTGGTAAAAATGCCCGCCCGTAGGATTTTCAGCATACGCCCTCCTTTTGCGGCACAAAGCGCACGTTGTCGCCGGGGCGCAGCAACGTTGGCGGCATGGTGTCGGGGGTAAACAAAGCCCGCGGCGTACGGCCAATAATTTGCCAACCACCCGGGCTGGCCAACGGATAGATACCGGTTTGGCCGCCGCCAATCCCTACCGATCCGGCCGCGACGCTCAGGCGCGGCTCGGCACGGCGCGGCATCGCCAGTTTTTCCGGCATGCCGCCCAGGTAAGGAAAACCGGGCTGGAAACCGAGGAAGTAAACCACATAGGCCGCCGCTGCATGGCATTCCACCACCTGCTGCGGCGACATACCGGTGTGGTCCGCCACCGCGGCCAGATCCGGCCCGTATTCGCCGCCATAAATGACGGGAATATCCACATTCCGCGGCTCCGGCACCAGGCTTTCTTCACGCTCCC is part of the Gibbsiella quercinecans genome and encodes:
- the pxpC gene encoding 5-oxoprolinase subunit PxpC — encoded protein: MLKILRAGIFTTVQDLGRHGFRRLGVSQGGALDIPALKIANLLVGNPQDAAGLEITLGQFSAEFSRAGWFALTGAGCDATLDGKPLWTGWRYRVKKGQRLVLNMPRRGMRSYLAVAGGIAVPAVLGSRSTDVKAAFGGLEGRPLRDGDRLPLGKSQTLVRDSIGVKQLLFNNRIRALPGPEYGEYSEEAQDAFWRTPWQISPQSNRMGYRLHGGHALARTTEHEILSHGLVPGVVQVPHNGQPIVLMADAQTTGGYPRIACVIEADLYHLAQIRLGEPMHFMPCTLAEAQRAKIEQDHFIQQIAWGLDEH
- the pxpB gene encoding 5-oxoprolinase subunit PxpB; this encodes MQRAQYYLLGEKAAVLELAPPVTLTSQRRIWALAEKLNHHPDVHEVVPGMNNLTLLLRVPQANAQAMLAVLQQGWEREESLVPEPRNVDIPVIYGGEYGPDLAAVADHTGMSPQQVVECHAAAAYVVYFLGFQPGFPYLGGMPEKLAMPRRAEPRLSVAAGSVGIGGGQTGIYPLASPGGWQIIGRTPRALFTPDTMPPTLLRPGDNVRFVPQKEGVC